A single window of Coturnix japonica isolate 7356 chromosome 17, Coturnix japonica 2.1, whole genome shotgun sequence DNA harbors:
- the SURF4 gene encoding surfeit locus protein 4: MGQNDIMSTAEDFADQFLRVTKQYLPHVARLCLISTFLEDGIRMWFQWSEQRDYIDGTWNCGYFLASIFVFINLFGQLSGCILVLSRNFVQYACFGLFGIIALQTIAYSILWDLKFLMRNLALGGGLLLLLAESRSEGKSMFAGVPTMRESSPKQYMQLGGRVLLVLMFMTLLHFDMNFFYILQNIVGTALIILVAIGFKTKLAALTLVIWLFGINIYFNAFWTIPAYKPMHDFLKYDFFQTMSVIGGLLLVVALGPGGVSMDEKKKEW, translated from the exons ATGGGTCAGAACGATATCATGAGCACCGCTGAGGACTTCGCGGATCAG TTCCTAAGGGTGACCAAGCAGTACCTCCCCCACGTGGCCCGCCTGTGCCTGATCAGCACCTTCCTGGAGGATGGCATCCGCATGTGGTTCCAGTGGAGCGAACAGAGGGATTACATTGATGGAACGTGGAACTGTGGCTATTTCCTAGCCTCCATCTTTGTGTTCATAAATCTCTTCGGACAGCTGA GCGGCTGTATCCTGGTGCTGAGTAGGAACTTTGTGCAATATGCCTGCTTTGGACTGTTTGGAATTATAGCATTACAG ACTATTGCATACAGCATTCTATGGGACCTGAAGTTCTTGATGAG GAACCTTGCCCTGGGGGGaggcttgctgctgcttttggctGAGTCACGCTCAGAGGGGAAGAGCATGTTTGCTGGTGTCCCTACTATGCGGGAGAGCTCTCCTAAGCAGTACATGCAGCTTGGGGGCCGTGTGCTGCTGGTCCTCATGTTCATGACACTGCTGCATTTTGACATGAACTTCTTTTAT ATTCTGCAAAACAttgtgggcacagccctgatTATCTTGGTGGCAATTGGCTTCAAGACAAAGCTGGCTGCCTTGACTCTAGTCATCTGGCTGTTTGGCATCAACATCTACTTCAATGCCTTCTGGACCATCCCAGCCTACAAACCCATGCACGACTTCCTCAAATACGATTTCTTCCAGACCATGTCTGTAATTGGAGGGCTCCTCCTTGTGGTTGCACTGGGTCCTGGTGGAGTCTCCatggatgagaagaaaaaagagtggTAA
- the STKLD1 gene encoding serine/threonine kinase-like domain-containing protein STKLD1 isoform X1 translates to MEKYEVLQRLQPGALGTVLVVGLKAERNSKDRFVIKQVECIDEKHANEAFKEAMDLLQLNHSRICAYKELFVTWDNEISAVFLCLVMQHSDRADLASLIKTKREKPEKIENMVILRFLGQIVDALIYIHNQNIFHRNLKPSNILMDGEASFKLCDFSTETLMTDEWKWKIRVEENHKCWMAPEAISFSFSDKSDIWSLGCILLDMVTCSVLNAEEITSLLQDIRQNASHLERIPSLMQKADNSSLPIYPILCMMLQIQPNMRPKAKDLMDVQLIRECLQVVGSSLIKKKKTLSSCIIDLFLGGGVGSILDFMQAFWDVEEAQDKAMQHLACFVGDKSALPYLLTLTELIAFSMKVHADSLKLHVDGCNLLLGILSQALEEDVVMVLGEDVTNSLTEILKSHSKDEEFLSLICPLLMMVSADEVAAENLRKAGLISELLSILPNFIHNEQICHSCCAVLWSLVVSENNVDQVMLPRAVPIITSVIQEHPQNGAVLQSACSALWVLSLQGVFSQGILTENDYEPTTALLMDALRMNLEKSLLVNNTWLALASLLRLSEIAAFRFITDPKGNGINLIKDVYQLYCDDPEVVESICVLINEMVQYDDIILEMVSQQMEELLVEIKSRFPSSMEIMALVDTALLRLQE, encoded by the exons ATGGAGAAATACGAG GTCCTGCAGCGGCTGCAGCCCGGAGCGTTGGGTACCGTGCTGGTAGTGgggctgaaagcagaaagaaactcGAAGGATAGATTTGTAATAAAGCAG GTTGAATGCATTGATGAAAAGCACGCAAATGAGGCCTTTAAGGAG GCAATGGATTTGCTACAACTGAATCATTCACGTATCTGTGCTTACAAGGAACTGTTTGTGACTTGGGATAATGAG ATATCAGCTGTGTTCCTTTGTCTGGTAATGCAGCACTCGGACCGAGCAGATCTTGCATCTCTGATCAAGACAAAAAGGGAGAAGccagagaaaatagaaaacatg GTGATTCTGAGGTTTCTTGGACAGATCGTGGATGCTTTGATTTATATACACAATCAGAATATATTCCATAG AAATCTCAAGCCATCAAACATACTTATGGATGGTGAAGCATCCTTCAAGCTTTGTGACTTCAGTACAGAAACACTTATGACCGatgaatggaaatggaaaataagagtGGAAGAAA ATCACAAGTGTTGGATGGCTCCGGAAGCgatcagtttttctttcagtgataaGTCTGACATCTGGTCTCTAGGGTGTATCCTACTCGACATGGTGACCTGTTCTGTTTTGAAT GCAGAAGAAATCACTTCGTTACTTCAGGATATAAGACAAAATGCCAGCCATCTTGAAAGAATTCCATCCCTAATGCAAAAAGCAGATAACAGTTCTTTGCCTATATACCCAATTTTATGCATGATGCTACAGATCCAGCCCAACATGAGACCCAAAGCGAA GGATCTGATGGATGTGCAACTTATTAGGGAATGCCTCCAAGTTGTTGGTTCATCTTtgataaaaaagaagaagactTTGTCTTCCTGTATAATAGATTTGTTCCTTGGGGGTGGAGTTGGAAGCATTCTAG atTTCATGCAGGCTTTCTGGGATGTAGAAGAAGCACAGGATAAAGCCATGCAGCACCTTGCCTGCTTTGTAGGAGATAAAAGTG ctctgccctatCTGCTAACACTCACAGAATTGATTGCTTTTTCCATGAAGGTTCATGCAGATTCTCTCAAGTTACATGTAGATGGTTGCAATTTATTGCTTGGAATTCTTAGTCAAG CTCTAGAAGAGGATGTGGTGATGGTTCTGGGTGAGGATGTGACCAACTCTCTGACAGAGATACTGAAAAGCCACTCCAAAGATGAAGAGTTTCTTTCTTTGATCTGCCCATTACTGATGATGGTTTCAGCTGATG AAGTTGCTGCGGAAAATCTAAGGAAGGCTGGATTAATTTCAGAACTTCTGTCAATTTTACCAAACTTTATTCATAATGAGCAGATCTGCCACTCTTGCTGTGCAGTTCTCTGGAGCTTGGTTGTGAGTG AGAACAATGTAGACCAGGTAATGCTGCCACGTGCTGTCCCCATTATCACATCAGTCATTCAAGAACACCCCCAGAATGGAGCAGTTCTGCAGTCAGCTTGTTCAGCTTTGTGGGTGCTGTCACTGCAAGGTGTGTTTTCCCAAG gtattttgaCTGAAAATGACTATGAGCCCACAACAGCCCTTCTGATGGATGCACTTAGGATGAATCTGGAAAAATCTTTGCTGGTGAATAATACCTGGCTGGCATTAGCAAGCCTCCTAAGGCTGTCTG AAATAGCAGCTTTCAGGTTTATAACGGATCCAAAAGGCAATGGAATAAACCTGATCAAAGATGTCTACCAGCTCTACTGCGATGATCCAGAAGTGGTGGAAAGTATCTGCGTGCTGATTAATGAGATGGTTCAGTACG ATGACATTATACTAGAAATGGTGTCACAGCaaatggaagagctgctggtTGAAATAAAAAGCCGGTTTCCATCTAGCATG GAGATTATGGCCCTTGTGGACACAGCACTTTTGAGACTGCAGGAGTAA
- the REXO4 gene encoding RNA exonuclease 4, protein MAKADPEGAAGGKGRRRKGRRGSGQQAGMAAQNGPKAATVAAIPRSPQEFSSNWKALQELLKQKASASNETLPSSQTSTKKQHPLKEGNSQQVPAGTGDQNVLKPKSTNKKDGGLNAHSPPVGKVKHKKAATDKNSKPKHTDQRAKSSADGGAPMAEPKGRRDEKDKSVNGIKSNGKGCKEKRKNGSIEKEKSDVKHKKRKADDKAQQPKEPDIWFDDVDPNDIEAAIGPEAAEVARRKMGLETGQPKRTVEQVLVKEKSSGGLTRAVAMDCEMVGVGPNGEDSIVARVSIVNRFGKCIYDKYVKPTEEVTDYRTAVSGIRPEHLKTGEDFKTVQKEVADILNGRILVGHALHNDLKVLFLDHPKKKMRDTQKYKPFRQRVMCARPSLKLLCDRILDVKVQTSEHCSIQDAQAAMRLYTLEKKKWEAALKNKSKVKL, encoded by the exons ATGGCGAAAGCGGATCCCGAGGGGGCGGCCGGTGGGAAGGGTCGGAGGAGGAAAGGCCGGCGGGGCAGCGGGCAGCAGGCGGGGATGGCCGCGCAGAATGGCCCGAAGGCGGCCACGGTGGCGGCCATACCCCGCAGCCCGCAGGAGTTCTCCTCCAACTGGAAGGCGCTGCAGGAG CTACTGAAGCAGAAGGCAAGTGCCTCGAATGAGACTCTCCCTTCATCTCAAACATCCACCAAGAAGCAGCATCCACTCAAAGAGGGAAACAGCCAACAGGTCCCAGCTGGCACTGGGGATCAAAACGTGTTGAAACCCAAATCCACAAATAAAAAGGACGGGGGTCTGAATGCACACAGCCCTCCTGTGGGCAAGGTGAAACACAAGAAGGCTGCAACTGACAAGAATTCAAAGCCTAAACACACAGATCAGAGGGCCAAGAGTTCTGCTGATGGTGGCGCTCCTATGGCTGAGCCCAAAGGCAGGAGAGATGAGAAGGACAAGAGTGTGAACGGCATCAAAAGCAATGGGAAgggctgcaaagagaaaaggaaaaacgGCAGCATTGAAAAGGAGAAGAGCGACGTGAAACATAAGAAGAGGAAAGCTGACGATAAAGCACAGCAGCCCAAAGA GCCCGACATCTGGTTTGATGATGTTGATCCAAATGATATTGAAGCAGCAATAGGACCTGAAGCAGCAGAAGTTGCTAGAAGGAAAATGGGACTTGAAACAGGCCAACCCAAACGGACTGTGGAGCAGGTGCTGGTTAAAGAGAAGTCTTCTGGAGG ccttacAAGAGCTGTAGCTATGGACTGTGAGATGGTGGGAGTGGGACCCAACGGCGAAGACAGCATTGTGGCTCGTGTGTCCATTGTGAACCGGTTTGGAAAGTGCATTTATGACAAGTATGTCAAGCCTACAGAAGAGGTGACGGATTACAGGACAGCTGTTAGCGGCATACGACCTGAGCATCTAAAGACAG GTGAAGACTTTAAAACAGTTCAGAAGGAGGTCGCTGATATCTTGAATGGAAGGATATTAGTTGGGCATGCATTACACAATGACCTAAAG GTCTTATTCCTTGATCATCCTAAGAAGAAAATGCGCGACACGCAAAAATACAAACCTTTCAGACAGAGAGTCATG TGCGCACGGCCATCGTTGAAGCTGCTCTGTGATAGAATTCTAGATGTTAAAGTGCAGACATCAGAGCACTGCTCG attcagGATGCACAAGCAGCTATGAGACTGTACAccttagagaaaaagaaatgggaagctGCTCTTAAGAACAAATCTAAAGTCAAACTGTGA
- the STKLD1 gene encoding serine/threonine kinase-like domain-containing protein STKLD1 isoform X2 has translation MEKYEVLQRLQPGALGTVLVVGLKAERNSKDRFVIKQVECIDEKHANEAFKEAMDLLQLNHSRICAYKELFVTWDNEISAVFLCLVMQHSDRADLASLIKTKREKPEKIENMVILRFLGQIVDALIYIHNQNIFHRNLKPSNILMDGEASFKLCDFSTETLMTDEWKWKIRVEENHKCWMAPEAISFSFSDKSDIWSLGCILLDMVTCSVLNAEEITSLLQDIRQNASHLERIPSLMQKADNSSLPIYPILCMMLQIQPNMRPKAKDLMDVQLIRECLQVVGSSLIKKKKTLSSCIIDLFLGGGVGSILDFMQAFWDVEEAQDKAMQHLACFVGDKSALPYLLTLTELIAFSMKVHADSLKLHVDGCNLLLGILSQALEEDVVMVLGEDVTNSLTEILKSHSKDEEFLSLICPLLMMVSADEVAAENLRKAGLISELLSILPNFIHNEQICHSCCAVLWSLVVSENNVDQVMLPRAVPIITSVIQEHPQNGAVLQSACSALWVLSLQGILTENDYEPTTALLMDALRMNLEKSLLVNNTWLALASLLRLSEIAAFRFITDPKGNGINLIKDVYQLYCDDPEVVESICVLINEMVQYDDIILEMVSQQMEELLVEIKSRFPSSMEIMALVDTALLRLQE, from the exons ATGGAGAAATACGAG GTCCTGCAGCGGCTGCAGCCCGGAGCGTTGGGTACCGTGCTGGTAGTGgggctgaaagcagaaagaaactcGAAGGATAGATTTGTAATAAAGCAG GTTGAATGCATTGATGAAAAGCACGCAAATGAGGCCTTTAAGGAG GCAATGGATTTGCTACAACTGAATCATTCACGTATCTGTGCTTACAAGGAACTGTTTGTGACTTGGGATAATGAG ATATCAGCTGTGTTCCTTTGTCTGGTAATGCAGCACTCGGACCGAGCAGATCTTGCATCTCTGATCAAGACAAAAAGGGAGAAGccagagaaaatagaaaacatg GTGATTCTGAGGTTTCTTGGACAGATCGTGGATGCTTTGATTTATATACACAATCAGAATATATTCCATAG AAATCTCAAGCCATCAAACATACTTATGGATGGTGAAGCATCCTTCAAGCTTTGTGACTTCAGTACAGAAACACTTATGACCGatgaatggaaatggaaaataagagtGGAAGAAA ATCACAAGTGTTGGATGGCTCCGGAAGCgatcagtttttctttcagtgataaGTCTGACATCTGGTCTCTAGGGTGTATCCTACTCGACATGGTGACCTGTTCTGTTTTGAAT GCAGAAGAAATCACTTCGTTACTTCAGGATATAAGACAAAATGCCAGCCATCTTGAAAGAATTCCATCCCTAATGCAAAAAGCAGATAACAGTTCTTTGCCTATATACCCAATTTTATGCATGATGCTACAGATCCAGCCCAACATGAGACCCAAAGCGAA GGATCTGATGGATGTGCAACTTATTAGGGAATGCCTCCAAGTTGTTGGTTCATCTTtgataaaaaagaagaagactTTGTCTTCCTGTATAATAGATTTGTTCCTTGGGGGTGGAGTTGGAAGCATTCTAG atTTCATGCAGGCTTTCTGGGATGTAGAAGAAGCACAGGATAAAGCCATGCAGCACCTTGCCTGCTTTGTAGGAGATAAAAGTG ctctgccctatCTGCTAACACTCACAGAATTGATTGCTTTTTCCATGAAGGTTCATGCAGATTCTCTCAAGTTACATGTAGATGGTTGCAATTTATTGCTTGGAATTCTTAGTCAAG CTCTAGAAGAGGATGTGGTGATGGTTCTGGGTGAGGATGTGACCAACTCTCTGACAGAGATACTGAAAAGCCACTCCAAAGATGAAGAGTTTCTTTCTTTGATCTGCCCATTACTGATGATGGTTTCAGCTGATG AAGTTGCTGCGGAAAATCTAAGGAAGGCTGGATTAATTTCAGAACTTCTGTCAATTTTACCAAACTTTATTCATAATGAGCAGATCTGCCACTCTTGCTGTGCAGTTCTCTGGAGCTTGGTTGTGAGTG AGAACAATGTAGACCAGGTAATGCTGCCACGTGCTGTCCCCATTATCACATCAGTCATTCAAGAACACCCCCAGAATGGAGCAGTTCTGCAGTCAGCTTGTTCAGCTTTGTGGGTGCTGTCACTGCAAG gtattttgaCTGAAAATGACTATGAGCCCACAACAGCCCTTCTGATGGATGCACTTAGGATGAATCTGGAAAAATCTTTGCTGGTGAATAATACCTGGCTGGCATTAGCAAGCCTCCTAAGGCTGTCTG AAATAGCAGCTTTCAGGTTTATAACGGATCCAAAAGGCAATGGAATAAACCTGATCAAAGATGTCTACCAGCTCTACTGCGATGATCCAGAAGTGGTGGAAAGTATCTGCGTGCTGATTAATGAGATGGTTCAGTACG ATGACATTATACTAGAAATGGTGTCACAGCaaatggaagagctgctggtTGAAATAAAAAGCCGGTTTCCATCTAGCATG GAGATTATGGCCCTTGTGGACACAGCACTTTTGAGACTGCAGGAGTAA